The Halobacteriovoraceae bacterium genomic interval CCTGGCCATAAAAGTTATGTTGGTGGTCTTAGCTTTAAACAAATGGTTCAAAAAATAATTGGACGATCTGAAGCAATTCCTGGAACAGTACATAATGATTATGTTTACAGAGAGTCCAATAAAGAAGGAGAAGGAGAGTTACATTCTATTACTTCAAAAAGAAGTCGTATTCTCCATAATATTCTTAAAGAAAGTGATAAAACTGATTGGGCAGAATTTCACAAAGAGCTCAGTGAAAATGTCATCCATATCCGTCATTTCTTTAAAGTTAAAAAAAATGAAAAAGAACAAAAAATTTCAGAAACGAGAAAATCTATTCTTTCTAGATTTGGCTGTGGAGCAATGAGTTTTGGAGCAATATCTGCTGAAGCACAAAGGGACCTTATTAAAGCATTCAAACAAATTGGAGGAAGAAGTAATAGTGGGGAAGGAGGTGAAAATCCTTATTATTATATTGATGGCACTTCAGCAAATGTTAAACAGATTGCTTCTGGCCGTTTTGGAGTAACAGCTGAGTATCTGGCCAATGCTCAAGAAGTACAAATCAAAATAGCGCAAGGGGCAAAACCGGGAGAAGGTGGACAGCTTATGGGAGTGAAAGTAACTCAAGGTATAGCAAAAGCAAGATTCGCAACGCCAGGGGTAGATTTAATCTCACCACCTCCGCAACATGATATTTATAGTATTGAAGATTTAAAGGAACTTATTTATGAACTAAAACAATTCAAACCTGATCTTGAAGTTAGTGTAAAACTAGTTTCAGGAGATAATATCGGAGCTATAGCAGTTGGAGTTGTCAAGGCCGGAGCTGATATAATTCAAATTTCAGGAGGAGATGGTGGGACAGGTGCTGCTGATCTAATGTCTATGAAACATGCTGGCCTTCCCCTTGAAATTGGTCTAGTTGAAGTTCAAAAAACTCTAGTAGAAAATGATCTAAGAAAATATGTCAAATTAAGAGTAGATGGTAACCTCCAAAATGCACGGGATATTATATTAACAACGATAATGGGGGCAGACCAATTTGATTTTGGAAAAATAGCACTTGTCTCTCAGGGTTGTATAATGGCCAGAGTTTGTGAAAAAAATACATGTCCAGCAGGAATAGCAACTCACAATCCTCGTTTTAAAGAAAGGTATAAGGGGACAGTTGAAGGAATTGTTAAATATTTTGAACACCTCGCTGATGAGACAATAAACTTTTTGAAACTGATTTCTTTCAATACTCTGGATGAAATTAGAGGAAAACTTTCTCTACTTGAAGTAGATGAAAAATATAAAAAATTTGTTAAAGAAAAGAATTTGCATTTTCATTACTTCAATACAGGAGAGTATTCATGTCCTCGATCTGAATTTAATCCGTCTCAACTCAATGAACTCAATCAAAAAATCTTAAGTAAATTTCTTGAAAACCCCTCTCTCAATAATTTAGGGAGCTTTCAAATACATAGTACCCAAAGAGCAGTTCCAAGTGTTATCTATGGGCACTTGGCCAGTAAAGTTATTGAGAAAAGATCAAATCTTGAAGACCGTTCAGAAGATATAAAAAATGAATTCCAATATAATATTCATCTCAAAGGAAATGCTGGCCAAGGTTTTGGTGTTTTTCACTCAGAAGGCGTCAGATTGACTTTAGAAGGAGATGCCAATGATTCTGTAGCGAAGGGAATGAGTGGAGGTGAAATTATTGTCATTCCAGAAAGTTCTAATTCCTCACTTCAGATGGGGAATGTTTTAGTTGGCAATATTTGTCTATATGGTGCAACTGGAGGAAAGTTATTCATCAAAGGTATGGCCGCAGATCGTTTTGCTGTTAGGAACAGTGGTGCAATTGCTGTTGTGGAAGGGGTTGGTTTACATGCATGTGAATACATGACGGGAGGTACTGTTCTTATCTTGGGAAGAGCTCTTGAAAATATTGGAGCAGGAATGACTGGTGGATCGATTTATACTTTTAAAAATAATATAAAAAATATTAACAAAAATTATATTAAGCACTCACCTATGACTCATTCAGATTGGAAAGTATTTCGTGAAATTATTCAAGAACATATTGAAAAGACAGATTCAATCATAGCTAAAAATCTAGATGAGCTGGATATAATTAAATTAACGACTGTAAAATAGGAACATAAGTATGAAATCACAAAAGTTTGATTTTAAAAATACTAGCGGTGAAATTTTAAGTGGATTGCTAGAAACTCCAAATACTCCATCAAAAAGAGTGGCCCTTTTTGCACATTGTTTTACATGTTCTAAACAGCAACTTGCAGCTGCAAGAATTTCCAGAAACCTGGCCAAAAGAGGATTTTATGTTTTGAGATTTGATTTTACAGGAATTGGAAATAGCGAAGGTGATTTTTCAAATTCTAATTTTTCTTCAAATGTGGATGATCTTATAAAGGCCTATGAAGCGGTTAGTGAGAAAATTAATAAACCAGAACTTTTGATTGGACATAGTTTAGGCGGGGCCGCAGTTCTCATGGCCTCAAAAAAATTAACAGAAATTAAGGGCGTTGTTACCATTGGGGCTCCTAGTTCTATGGATCATTTCTTAAAACATCTTTCAAAAGATGAACTCGAGGCGATTGAAAAAGATGGGCTAACACAAGTAAATCTCTCTGGAAGGATTATGACAATTAAAAATCAGTTTATCAAAGATTTAAGAGACAATAATTTATTAAAGGATTTAAATAAAACAAACTATTCTTCTCTTATTATGCATTCTCCTGTAGATCATATAGTGAACATTGATAATGCTGAAAAAATATATAGCTCACTTAATCATCCCAAAAGTTTTGTTTCTCTTGATAAGGCAGACCATTTGGTCTCTAACTACAAAGATGCAGAGTATATCGCGGAGATGATTTCAGCATGGTCCAGTCGCTTTAATACCCAAGAAGAGAAAGATTTTTCCCATCACCATGATGTTGTGACAATTTCAAGGGATAAACATAAATTCACTCAGGACATTTATTCTGGCAAACATTCTCTGGTCGCAGATGAGCCTTTAGATATAAAAGGGGAGGATTTGGGGATGAATCCCTATCAACTCTTGCTTTCAGCTTTGGGTGCTTGTACTTCAATGACTTTACGAATGTATGCTGATCATAAAAAAATTCCGTTAGAGGGAATTGAAGTTCAACTTTCACACCGAAAAGACTATGTTTCAGATTGTGAAAGCTGTGATCAAGGAGAACAAAAATTAGATATTATTCATAAAAAAATAACCCTAAAAGGAGATTTAACAGAAGATCAAAGAATTAAGATTTTCAATATTGCTCATAAATGTCCAGTCAACAGGACTTTGCTTAGTGAAATAAAAATTTCTGAAGAGTTGATTCTACCCAATGGAAACTGAAAGATTAAAAATTATATATCCCGAAGAAAAACATATCGCAGATATAATTTCATTTTATAAAGAGAACTCAGATTTTTTAAAACAGTGGGAACCAAAAAGACCACTTTATTTTTTTAAAGAATTATATTGGAGAGAAAACATTTCCAAAATGCAAAATTGCAATCACAAAAAATTTTGTTTGAGAGTTTTACTTTATCTTAAAGAAAATGAACAATTTCTAGGAATCGTCAATTTTATTCAGACCACACAGGCCAAGAGCTCATTCAGAGTCGGTTATAAATTAGGCGAGAATTTTCAGGGAAACGGGTATATGCTTGAAGCACTATCCTATTTAATAGATAAAATATTTAATGATGGATATGATATTGATAAAATCTTTGGAAACTGTTTAAAGCGAAACCATAAGAGTTTATCTTTATTAAAAAGACTTGGATTTAAAGAAACTGACAAAGAAGTAAAAGTTGAAATTGATGGACTTATCCAAAACCATATAGAGTTAGCTCTCTTCAAGTCCCTTCAAATATGATTTTTCCACTGAATAAATCTCTCTCGATAAGGATAATATTGAAGTGATATTTTTTGCACTAATTATTTGTTTATTTGATTCTTTTAATATTTGAAAATGTAAAGTTTCATACTGAGATTTTAGAATGGATTCATGCTTTTGAATTTGTTCGTCATTAAATTGAATTCCCTCACAAAAATCTTTTGATAAACCGTTGAGAAAATTAACAAATTCATTTTTCAAATTAGTTAATATACTAATAACTTGGGAATCTTCATATTCAATATACAAATCTTCAAATATATCCTTGTAGGATTTTAGTGCATGTAATAAGTGCTGACAATTTGAAAGAAGACTTTTAATGATCAAGGATTGCTTTTCATTTAATTCAAGTTGCTCAAGAGAAACGACTCTTTGAATGATATTTCCATGAAGTGATTTTAGGGACTGATAGTGATGTATAAATCTATGATCTCCCAAATTTTCTAAAAAGAAAGATGAATCATTGTTATTGAGAGCTATAGACTTATAAAAAAGTTCAACTATTGAAATCCTCAAAAAATCATAATCTTTCGATAAAATGACAATTGCCTCACCCACAGGAAGTTTTAACAAAGATTCTTTTGGCATAAATTCATATGACATCTCAACCTTTTTGTCTGGAAATGATTTTATAAGTTTTTGGGAAAAAATTTCCAAAATAGGAATAAATAGTAAAATTCCTGCAAAGTTAAAAAATGAATGCAAAAAGACAAGTTGAAATAACTCATGCGAAGATGAAAATATAACTTGTCCAAGATAAATCAAAAGGGGAAGGCAAATGAAAGCGATTGTATCCACAACGAGGTTAAAAAAGAAATGTGCAAACGCGACTCGTTTTTTATTAGTTCCTTGCCCAATCGTGCCAAAAAAAACGGTTGTAGTTGTACCTAGATCAGAACCTATAACCATTGCGGCCGCTTGGTGAAAATCAATGATCTGAACGCTTAAACCAGATAATATTATGGCCATTGAGGCCGAACTTGATTGAATGATTGCCGTTAAAATGAGTCCTATAAAAAGAAAGCTTACCGTCCCTAGGTGAGCAAAACTTGAGATATCAAAACTTTGCGCTACGTTAACGATGGAAGATTTCATAAAATCTAGCCCACTAAAAAGGAGTCCAAATCCTAAAAAAGCTGTCGCATAGTTTTCTACAATTTTTGACTTCTTATTTAAGATAAGAAGTAACGAACAAGTTCCTATGATAATATAACTAATCTCTTTAATCTTTAATTTAAAACCGAAGACCGTTAGAATCCAACCTGTAATCGTGGTCCCTAGATTTGCACCTAAAACCATTCCAATACCCTCTGTTAGATTAATGAGATTTGTTCCTACAAAAGACAAAACTAACAAAGAAACAAGCGAACTACTTTGTAAAAAAGCAGTTGCAATGGCACCACTTGCGATTGATTTGTATTTATTATTAACATTGTTTCTTAAAAATTTACGAAATCTTTCCCCGGAAATTGATTTTAACCCTTTTTCAAAAGTATTCATTCCATAAAGAAATAGACCAAGGCCAAGAAAAAATAGTGAGTAGTGAACATTTGACGGCATGTGTTTATTATGGCATTTTTTTCACACTTAGAACAACTTTTTGTTAGATTTAGATATGGATAAACAAAGAATAAAAGATCAACTCTTAAGTAAATTTCAATTGGATTTATCCAAGGCGAAAGAATCTCTAAATACAACCCAAGATTTTTTGAAATCTGATGATTTGGCACAAGAAAGTAAATATGACACTCGTTCTATTGAAGCGGGCTATTTAGCTGATGGACAAAGAAAAAGAATTGAAGAAATTGAACAAGATATTCAATTGATTCAAGATATTACGACAGATCTTTGTCACTCTGTGGCCATTGGCTCCCTTGTCTTACTTGAAATCAATAAGATTCAAAAATGGTATTACTATTCTCCCACCAGTGGTGGAACTATTTTAACAATAGATGGCCATCCTGTCGTTGTGATATCAGTATTCTCTCCCATAGGGGCACAATCTGTTGGATTAGCTGAAAAAGATAGTTTTGAAGTTGAACACAATAATGACGTTAGAGAATACATTATCAGAAAAATCGAATAGATTTCAGTACAAATTCTAGACAATGTAGGCAAAATGAATTTTTACTGTTAATATAGTGCATAACTTTGCTGTGGAAGGGAGAGAAGAATATGCAACGACTTGTTTTTACTTTTTTTATTCTATCATTTTCAGTTTTTGCAAATGAGTTGGATGCTCCTTCATTTACAATGTTCAAACAACT includes:
- a CDS encoding OsmC family protein yields the protein MKSQKFDFKNTSGEILSGLLETPNTPSKRVALFAHCFTCSKQQLAAARISRNLAKRGFYVLRFDFTGIGNSEGDFSNSNFSSNVDDLIKAYEAVSEKINKPELLIGHSLGGAAVLMASKKLTEIKGVVTIGAPSSMDHFLKHLSKDELEAIEKDGLTQVNLSGRIMTIKNQFIKDLRDNNLLKDLNKTNYSSLIMHSPVDHIVNIDNAEKIYSSLNHPKSFVSLDKADHLVSNYKDAEYIAEMISAWSSRFNTQEEKDFSHHHDVVTISRDKHKFTQDIYSGKHSLVADEPLDIKGEDLGMNPYQLLLSALGACTSMTLRMYADHKKIPLEGIEVQLSHRKDYVSDCESCDQGEQKLDIIHKKITLKGDLTEDQRIKIFNIAHKCPVNRTLLSEIKISEELILPNGN
- a CDS encoding Na/Pi cotransporter family protein, translating into MPSNVHYSLFFLGLGLFLYGMNTFEKGLKSISGERFRKFLRNNVNNKYKSIASGAIATAFLQSSSLVSLLVLSFVGTNLINLTEGIGMVLGANLGTTITGWILTVFGFKLKIKEISYIIIGTCSLLLILNKKSKIVENYATAFLGFGLLFSGLDFMKSSIVNVAQSFDISSFAHLGTVSFLFIGLILTAIIQSSSASMAIILSGLSVQIIDFHQAAAMVIGSDLGTTTTVFFGTIGQGTNKKRVAFAHFFFNLVVDTIAFICLPLLIYLGQVIFSSSHELFQLVFLHSFFNFAGILLFIPILEIFSQKLIKSFPDKKVEMSYEFMPKESLLKLPVGEAIVILSKDYDFLRISIVELFYKSIALNNNDSSFFLENLGDHRFIHHYQSLKSLHGNIIQRVVSLEQLELNEKQSLIIKSLLSNCQHLLHALKSYKDIFEDLYIEYEDSQVISILTNLKNEFVNFLNGLSKDFCEGIQFNDEQIQKHESILKSQYETLHFQILKESNKQIISAKNITSILSLSREIYSVEKSYLKGLEES
- a CDS encoding GNAT family N-acetyltransferase, with the protein product METERLKIIYPEEKHIADIISFYKENSDFLKQWEPKRPLYFFKELYWRENISKMQNCNHKKFCLRVLLYLKENEQFLGIVNFIQTTQAKSSFRVGYKLGENFQGNGYMLEALSYLIDKIFNDGYDIDKIFGNCLKRNHKSLSLLKRLGFKETDKEVKVEIDGLIQNHIELALFKSLQI